A genomic window from Xenorhabdus cabanillasii includes:
- a CDS encoding amino acid ABC transporter permease yields the protein MTPSWLSLALDSLWPMLYAGLTFTIPLTLITFALGLTLGFIVALIRLYGPKPLVAVVRFYVWLIRGTPLLVQLFLIFYALPSIGITLEAFTSAVIGFTLNVGAYTSEVIRAALNSVPKGQWEASHSIGMSWWQSLRRIVLPQAARVSIPPLSNTFISLVKDTSLASVITVPEMFLAAQRIAAVTYQPMILYTEAAILYLILSSLLSALQVRLEKKFSRQYSQNSNNKEVKDDSAL from the coding sequence ATGACTCCATCCTGGCTCAGCTTAGCGCTCGATTCCCTTTGGCCCATGCTTTACGCAGGTCTGACATTCACTATTCCCCTTACCCTGATTACATTTGCTCTTGGGCTTACACTGGGGTTTATTGTTGCCCTGATCAGGCTTTACGGGCCTAAGCCGCTGGTTGCAGTCGTACGTTTTTATGTTTGGTTGATCCGTGGAACCCCCTTACTGGTACAACTATTCCTGATATTTTACGCCCTGCCCAGCATCGGCATTACATTGGAAGCATTCACCTCTGCCGTGATTGGCTTTACCCTGAATGTTGGTGCCTATACCTCGGAAGTGATCCGCGCAGCTCTGAATTCCGTTCCCAAAGGACAATGGGAGGCTTCCCATTCCATCGGCATGAGTTGGTGGCAATCCTTGCGTCGGATCGTGCTGCCACAAGCAGCAAGAGTTTCAATACCTCCACTGTCCAATACCTTTATTTCACTGGTAAAAGATACCTCTTTAGCTTCTGTCATTACCGTGCCAGAGATGTTCCTGGCTGCACAACGCATCGCTGCCGTGACATACCAACCAATGATCCTGTACACCGAAGCAGCTATCCTTTATCTGATCCTGAGTTCGTTGCTATCGGCACTGCAAGTTCGTCTGGAAAAGAAATTCTCCCGGCAATACTCTCAAAATAGCAATAATAAGGAAGTCAAAGATGATTCAGCTCTCTAA
- a CDS encoding amino acid ABC transporter substrate-binding protein, with amino-acid sequence MKIVSKILLASIIQLGFTHLAYTKSVLDNIQSTGVFRIATEGAYAPFSYHDASGKLTGFDVEIGREIAQRMKVKPEFIEGKWDGLIAGLDAGRSDAVMNQIAITPERKKKYIFSLPYVISEAVLIIRTDNNTIKTFSDLKDRTSAHTLTNNFAQIARKHGAEIIGTNGFNQEVELVSTGRADATINDKLSYLDYKKHRPEAPVKIVATDTNAAQTAVLLRKNDTELKAAVDKAISEINADGTYQRIWDKYFGEEITK; translated from the coding sequence ATGAAAATTGTAAGCAAGATATTATTAGCAAGTATTATCCAATTAGGTTTTACGCATTTGGCTTATACAAAATCTGTCCTTGATAATATTCAATCCACAGGTGTATTCAGAATTGCAACGGAAGGGGCTTATGCTCCGTTCAGTTATCATGATGCTTCTGGAAAACTAACCGGATTTGATGTGGAAATCGGTCGTGAAATTGCTCAGCGTATGAAAGTTAAACCTGAATTTATTGAAGGTAAATGGGACGGGCTAATCGCGGGCCTTGATGCCGGACGCTCAGATGCAGTTATGAACCAAATTGCGATTACACCTGAACGTAAGAAAAAATATATATTCTCTCTGCCTTACGTCATTTCTGAAGCCGTGCTAATTATCCGAACAGATAACAACACAATTAAAACATTCAGTGACTTGAAAGATCGGACTTCTGCCCATACCCTGACCAATAACTTCGCCCAGATTGCCCGTAAACATGGTGCCGAAATTATCGGTACAAATGGTTTCAATCAAGAGGTGGAACTTGTCAGTACAGGTCGTGCTGATGCCACCATTAATGACAAACTTTCCTATCTCGACTACAAAAAACATCGACCAGAAGCGCCAGTAAAAATAGTGGCAACTGATACCAACGCAGCGCAAACCGCCGTGCTCCTGCGCAAGAACGACACTGAATTAAAAGCCGCGGTTGATAAAGCCATTTCTGAGATCAATGCTGACGGCACTTATCAACGCATTTGGGATAAATATTTTGGCGAGGAAATAACAAAATAA